The genomic stretch GTAAAAATGATGATTCAAAAATATTGTTTTAACTAACAAAAATTGTTGTTTTAATCCAGTAAAAACAACAGTTTTAAACGCTGTTTTAACCAACCAAAACACCACTATATTAGGGTAAAAATGGTTCATAAATGTTATTTTAACCAATCAAAAAAGtcattttatttgaaaataatggTAATTTGAACCGCCGTTTTAATCTATAAAAAAACTGTCGTTTTAACCCAAAAAATTGTGTCGATTTTTTAAAACTTTCATAATAATTAGAATGACACCCAAAATTATGTTGCTTTGTAAACCACCGTTTTTAGTAATAATGACAATTTAAACTACTGTAAATACTGAAAAATCACCATTTTtatcagatttttttttttttaaaatggcCTATGGTGTATTgtgttaaatttaatttgttgatCAATGTTCAATTATTCATgatgaatttcatattttaataacatgtttttttctgttttttacCTAAATAAGTATTATTtcagattttattattatttttttaagctTGGACCTTTTGAATGAATATTACAAATAGCAACGGAATTTATTCtcataaattataattattgttagaatatattttaaataattataataaatactaATTGATACTAATATATTCTAACAGTTATAATATACTACTAAATAAATATATCATATACGTACATACGTGTAAACATAtcatgtatatatgtatatacttgTTTTATGATATTTTATGTGAATATAATTTAATCGATTTGAGTTGGTCGAGTAATCAGCTCATTCGTCCGCTTAAATAAATATTGGGGTTCAAATTCTACTTTGTGTATGCAGCAACTCATTGACtaatgataaatttttaaaatgaagcTAAGATCTGCAATAAATTAGTCATTgaccaattaaaaaaatactgtAGACAAAAGAAAAAACTATATCCATTTAGATTTCTTTTATGAAAATTGTTGGGAGCATGATCGCCTATATATTATTTAGATTATCTTTTTTgaagacaaaaatatttttagattttttttttttttgttttctacgGTATCTCCCAGTCCGGCAGGCTAAGGACTAATCCGCCGCGgtactgagctccatttaagggtttgcCGCTGGCCAATGAGTCactgcatgcacaaggcgggatACTTTTAGATTTTTATTCAAACATAAGTTATTTTTTCTAATGAAAAGAATTATGTAACTAAAATAAGGAAGTTCGGGTGAGTCATGTGCCAGAATCAATACAAGTTGCTGATGTTTTAACTAAAGCTTTAACTACTAAGAGTTTTTTGGAGTTTCGAAGCAAACTGAATATAGCTAATGTAAAGATGCTTCTCAGCAAGGATGAAGATAGATTCAacaggaaagaaattgagaagaagTTAGAAGAACCAAAGAGTAGAGAGCATAAAAGTGTGTCTAAAGAGccaacaaataaataaagaaagaaagtcAGAAAGCAGAGATTATGATAGAGGTTATGAGAAGATAGAGCTAGTTGAATTAGTTAACACTCAATAGTTAATATATGGTAGAATATTTTGCTAATtattcatctttaattttttttctaatgaactttttattatgccaaattaaatttagtatttatgatgaatatataatatttgtttAGATATCACGCAAGAATTATAAAACTATAATACTATGAATACATgtatagtttatttatttttaatatatatcttgtatttcaatatgtataaataattgatattatatacacatatatatattggACTAACTTAATTTATTGGGATAATAATTCATTCCAATATTTATATTAGATAGAGATATTTTCATTACAATTGAGGAGATTTTGGGAaggaatcaagtgagagaacataagatgagaagacaccacatccaactcaaaactTTAAAGTGTTAAGTTAATgagtctctcatcttataaattCCTCACTCTTCCTTGTTTTTTTTGATGTGGGATTAACTTCAACACTCCTCACACTTGCAACACTAACAATGCTAGCATCACAATTaactttaaattttgaaatataattattaaaaggtgactactataaaaaaaaatttctggaCCATTGAATCTCAAAACTTCTCATCCTCATCCTCATCACCcttctttatttattaataacttTAAGTGTGCTTGAATTTCGGAAAATAATTGTATAATTAATAGTCTCATACTTCTGCACTTCATAATAAGTAGTCTTAGGCATTATTACTGAATTCcaacatataataatatattgagaatttaaattttatttatataatttttatttcttttctaaaaaaGTGTGTTAGCCAAATCCTTATTAATTATCACTAGGTTTTTGATGTTCTCCTTCACCTTCAGTAGGTTTTTGATGTTCTCCTTCACTAGGTTGTTTATGTTCTCCTTCAGTAGGTTTTTGATGTTCTCCTTCTTTAGGTTGTTTATGTTCTCCTTCAATAGGTTGTTTATGTTCTCCTTCAATAGGTTTTTGTTTTTCAATCTCCCTCGGTTTATGAAGGGGAGgttttttcttcattttatcCTTAAATCTTTGAAAGAAAGGTTTTTTTGGAGGACATTTATACAAGCATTGACAAATCTCTGATCCCCAAAATCGTCTAACGCACTGTCCTGTAATATATTTGCGACCATATTTTTCTCTGCATCTCTCGCTACAACTCAGATATAAACCTTTTTTGCAATCTTCGTCATCATACGAAATATTATCTTTACATACATCGGTATCAGTATTCACTGCGCTTGCCTTCCACACaactacaaaaaatatatataatataatctTTAACCAAGCTAATTAATTATTGAAAGATTAcatattattttgaatttatctaataaaaaaagttatattCTAGTGTGTAGTACACTATAGATTATAGAAcgtaaaaatgaaaatataatgTTTAATTTGGGTCTGTTGGAAACTCCAAAATTGGAATTAAATGAATTGAAGAAATCAAATATCAAGGTTAGAATTAAAcctgtaatttaaaattaaaatatctttcTCTTGTGGTGTGTGTTACATTGAGTAAAGTAAAtggtcaaattaattttaaattaaaagatcatctgctttttaaattagttttcgAATTcgtcttttaaatattttaacttAGTCATGTTAGTTTTTTTATCACTTTTATTTCTAACGATATCAAAATTTGCTAATGTGACATATTAATtctgaaaataatataaaatatataatcttcaattctttcatttttttcttttaaacgGCAAAGCATTTCTTTTAATTGGGTTTAACTAAcatgtaattttaaaatatatatattagaattattattaataaaaattaaaactttttcatatatataataaatatgttgagaacttaaattttatttatataaattttatttttttaatttataattttaacgTATACTCTCTAAAAAATATGTTGCCTACATCCTtattaatttcatttttatttctattcTTAAGATTTTGACAAAGAGAAGATAGAATAATGATTATTTGAAAAAGTGACACGCCTTtagtttagatttttttttataatttttcagtattttcttctaactttttttttaccaaaaataaaaagatttaaacTCGCAGCTTCTTAAGTGAGTATGAAAAGACTATGCCATTTGAATTATAACTCATTGGTATTACTTTCTTCTGCTtactactatatttatttatttgaaaatagaaagaaaaa from Arachis stenosperma cultivar V10309 chromosome 9, arast.V10309.gnm1.PFL2, whole genome shotgun sequence encodes the following:
- the LOC130951804 gene encoding uncharacterized protein LOC130951804, whose product is MANFYLGNIIFLLVLLVSVVWKASAVNTDTDVCKDNISYDDEDCKKGLYLSCSERCREKYGRKYITGQCVRRFWGSEICQCLYKCPPKKPFFQRFKDKMKKKPPLHKPREIEKQKPIEGEHKQPIEGEHKQPKEGEHQKPTEGEHKQPSEGEHQKPTEGEGEHQKPSDN